Genomic DNA from Klebsiella variicola:
GGATCGCCGTGTTAAATACCGGTCACCGCCATCCGAAAGTGGTCGCCGCGGTCGCCGATCAGCTGCAGGCGTTCACCCACACCGCCTATCAGATTGTGCCGTACGAAAGCTATGTTTCGCTGGCGGAGCGTATCAACGATCTGGCGCCAATTGACGGGCCGGCAAAAACGGCTTTCTTCACCACCGGCGCGGAGGCGGTTGAGAACGCAGTGAAAATTGCCCGCGCTTACACCGGCCGCCCTGGACTAATTACTTTCGGCGGCGGCTTCCACGGCCGTACTTTTATGACCATGGCCCTCACCGGTAAGGTCGCGCCCTACAAAATCGGCTTCGGGCCGTTCCCGGGATCGGTGTATCACGGCGTTTATCCCAATGAGGCGCACGGCGTGACCACCGCGGATGCGCTGAAAAGCCTGGAGCGCATTTTCAAAGCGGATATTGCGCCGGACCAGGTAGCGGCCATCATCCTCGAGCCGATCCAGGGGGAAGGCGGCTTTAACGTCGCGCCGGCCGATTTTATGCAGGCGCTGCGCGATCTGTGCGATACCCACGGTATTCTGCTGATCGCTGATGAAGTGCAGACCGGTTTCGCCCGCACCGGCAAGCTGTTCGCTATGCAGCACTATCAGGTGAAACCGGATCTGATGACGATGGCGAAAAGCCTCGCCGGCGGCTTCCCGCTGTCGGGCGTTGTCGGTCGCGCCGAGGTGATGGATGCGCCAGCCCCAGGCGGGCTGGGCGGAACCTATGCCGGTAACCCGCTGGCGGTGGCCGCGGCGCACGCGGTGCTGGATGTCATTGCCGAAGAGCAGCTGTGTCAACGGGCTGAACAGCTGGGTAGCCATCTGCAGGAGGTGCTCAACCAGGCGCGCGCCACCTGCCCGGCGATCGTTGATGTCCGTGGCCGGGGGTCGATGGTGGCGGTGGAGTTTAACGATCCGCAAACTGGCGAGCCGTCGCCGGAGTTCACCCGCCTTGTGCAACAGAAAGCGCAGGAAAACGGCCTGCTGCTGCTGAGCTGTGGCGTCTACGGCAACGTGATCCGCTTCCTGTATCCGTTGACTATCCCCGACGCCCAGTTCTCGAAAGCGCTGGATATTCTGGCGCGCATCCTGAAGAGCTAACGTCTCCCCGGCGGGCTGCGGCGGCAGGGAAGCCGAACAGAAACAGGACGCCGCAGCCGGCTGTTCATGCTCAGCGTGAGTGGTGTATCACCCTGATATCACCTTTTTTCCGGCGGTAAAAACCGCCGGAGTAAAACGGAAAGTATTATGTCTGAAAACTCCACCTTTTCTCCCGTCCTCACCGGCCGGGAACGTACGGCTGTCCCTACAAAATCTCTGAGCTTCATCGAAGGGGTATCGATGATTGTCGGTACCAATATCGGTGCGGGTGTCCTCTCTATCGCCTATGCGTCGAGCAAAGCGGGCTTCTTACTGCTGCTGTTCTGGCTGGTGCTGGTGGGCAGCCTGACGACGGTGACCATGCTCTATGTCGCGGAATCCACGCTCCGTACCCGTAAACATCTGCAGCTCAGCGGTTTATCGAAGCGCTACGTCGGCGCCTTTGGCGCGCTGATGATGTTCCTCTCCGTTTGCGTCAACAGCGTCGGCGCATTGACGGCTTATATGACCGGCAGCGGCAAGCTGCTGCACTCGTTGTTTGGCATCTCGCCGGCGCTGGGCAGCGTGCTGTTTTTCGTCCCGGCGGCAGGGGTGCTCTACCTGGGCCTGAAGGCGATCGGCCGCGGCGAGAAATTTATCAGCATCGGCATGGTGGTGATGATCTCGGTGCTGGTGATTGCCACGCTGTTGAAAGAGACCACCCGTGTGGGCTATCTGCTCGACGGCAACTGGCTGTATATGGTTCCGGTCTTCAATGTC
This window encodes:
- a CDS encoding 4-aminobutyrate--2-oxoglutarate transaminase; translation: MKSSELNQRRQQATPRGVGVMCNYFVEKAENATLWDIEGNEVIDFAAGIAVLNTGHRHPKVVAAVADQLQAFTHTAYQIVPYESYVSLAERINDLAPIDGPAKTAFFTTGAEAVENAVKIARAYTGRPGLITFGGGFHGRTFMTMALTGKVAPYKIGFGPFPGSVYHGVYPNEAHGVTTADALKSLERIFKADIAPDQVAAIILEPIQGEGGFNVAPADFMQALRDLCDTHGILLIADEVQTGFARTGKLFAMQHYQVKPDLMTMAKSLAGGFPLSGVVGRAEVMDAPAPGGLGGTYAGNPLAVAAAHAVLDVIAEEQLCQRAEQLGSHLQEVLNQARATCPAIVDVRGRGSMVAVEFNDPQTGEPSPEFTRLVQQKAQENGLLLLSCGVYGNVIRFLYPLTIPDAQFSKALDILARILKS